In Erigeron canadensis isolate Cc75 chromosome 7, C_canadensis_v1, whole genome shotgun sequence, one DNA window encodes the following:
- the LOC122608457 gene encoding transcription termination factor MTERF5, chloroplastic-like, translated as MAFRCCNPETVYRMLAFKGRHRLLNGSLFSASISNNNNGGLFVSSQILHLSPFSSSNNQDSGVAKAEFLVDFLIVSVGFTKEAAISISRKVPLRRFTKSPQLVINIFKDCGLNNTHIKQIISCVPKILNCRPHQTLEPKFRAFRDYGFSGSDIVELIKGNPSVLRFGLSTRIVPVVEFVRRFVGSNEELIQAINKSKRLFMILGPAQLQNVLANVSSMQVRGLSNKQIVYFITKFPQGAQLYPSHFKSRLVWIVQELGIPDNSPMFIYALHATIGSKESTLVKKIDILRSYKWSEDEIATFVASHPKYFSYSEDKIHQGLNFFMKELGYAPAHLAAYNYLLGLSLQKRVKPRYKVLEILKEHKLVDRKPSLASLTVYPEPKFLKFLKRFEDELPGLVKTYTNSIRKTQSEKDV; from the coding sequence ATGGCATTTCGTTGCTGTAATCCAGAAACTGTTTACAGAATGCTGGCCTTTAAAGGCAGGCACCGGCTGCTTAATGGCAGCTTGTTTTCAGCCTCAATCTCAAACAATAACAATGGAGGTCTGTTTGTGTCATCACAAATTCTACATCTTTCTCCTTTTTCATCTTCCAACAATCAAGATTCTGGTGTAGCAAAAGCCGAATTCTTAGTGGATTTCTTGATTGTTTCAGTTGGGTTTACAAAGGAAGCAGCCATCTCTATTTCCAGAAAGGTACCTCTTCGCAGATTCACTAAAAGTCCTCAATTAGTTATTAATATATTCAAAGATTGTGGTTTAAACAATACCCATATCAAACAAATCATTTCTTGTGTTCCAAAGATTTTAAATTGTAGACCTCACCAAACTTTAGAACCCAAGTTTAGGGCTTTTCGAGATTATGGGTTTTCGGGAAGTGATATAGTTGAGTTAATAAAGGGGAATCCGAGTGTTCTCAGGTTCGGGTTGAGTACACGAATCGTTCCTGTTGTTGAATTCGTTAGAAGATTTGTAGGAAGTAATGAAGAACTCATTCAAgctataaataaatcaaaaaggtTGTTTATGATTTTAGGACCGGCTCAATTACAGAACGTATTAGCCAATGTGTCGAGTATGCAGGTTCGAGGGTTATCTAATAAGCAAATTGTATATTTCATTACCAAATTCCCTCAAGGTGCCCAATTGTATCCATCACATTTTAAGAGTCGATTGGTTTGGATTGTACAAGAACTAGGAATCCCTGACAACTCCCCGATGTTCATTTATGCCTTGCACGCAACTATTGGAAGTAAAGAATCGACTTTAGTGAAGAAGATTGATATTCTTAGGAGCTATAAATGGTCTGAAGATGAAATAGCTACGTTTGTGGCGTCTCATCCTAAATATTTTTCCTACTCTGAAGATAAAATTCATCAAGGGTTGAACTTTTTCATGAAGGAACTCGGGTATGCACCAGCTCACTTGGCGGCCTATAATTATCTGTTGGGTTTGAGTTTGCAAAAAAGGGTGAAACCGAGATATAAAGTTCTAGAAATCTTGAAAGAACATAAGCTAGTTGATAGGAAACCATCTCTTGCTTCACTTACAGTATATCCAGAACCCAAATTTCTGAAGTTTTTGAAACGCTTTGAGGATGAGTTGCCTGGTTTGGTTAAAACTTACACCAATAGCATCAGGAAGACACAAAGCGAAAAGGATGTTTGA
- the LOC122606883 gene encoding IST1-like protein has translation MDSFFSKGSFKASKCKTLLKLTIPRIKLLRNRREIHIKQMRRDIAKLLETGQEATARIRVEHIIREEKMMAAQEIIELFCELVVVRLPIIESQRECPLDLKEAISSLCFAAPRCADLPELIQVQMAFAGKYGKEFVAAATELMPECGVNRQLIEHLSVRAPAPEVKLNLLKEIAEEHELDWDPTASETELLKPHEDLLNGPTQLASPKLPLPEEKFEEPVHTTSEGIHNEQSDSDEEYDMLDLPEVPNSLVQPTAPSESVSRPEMLPFPPSALSDLNDEADNILEKSTPKENEEKQFLPFISPPSETFMVKESSPSPQTKTTVDHDLQTSTVKENNQLLRTRTGIKDDLQDVLVAAQAAAESAERAAAAARAAASLAQVRISELVRKQNMYETNENPFSTVNHEPITPEKSNLDHQDSVHNSSSPTQSMTSHQPQRLPSMDDGFMSYPNLFTSRGPGELSRDSSFADNSRSNDGH, from the exons ATGGATTCTTTCTTCAGCAAGGGTTCTTTCAAGGCTTCTAAATG TAAAACCCTTCTAAAATTGACAATTCCGCGGATAAAGCTGTTGAGGAATCGTAGAGAGATTCACATAAAGCAGATGCGCCGTGATATCGCGAAACTTCTTGAGACCGGCCAAGAAGCTACTGCTCGAATTCGG GTTGAACATATTATAAGGGAAGAAAAAATGATGGCAGCGCAAGAAATCATTGAGTTGTTTTGTGAGCTTGTTGTTGTCCGTCTTCCAATTATTGAATCTCAAAG GGAATGTCCTCTTGACCTAAAAGAGGCAATTTCAAGCTTGTGTTTTGCTGCACCGAGATGTGCAGATCTTCCCGAACTAATTCAGGTTCAAATGGCTTTTGCTGGTAAATATGGCAAAGAATTTGTTGCTGCTGCTACAGAACTCATGCCAGAATGTGGTGTTAATCGCCAG TTGATTGAACACCTATCCGTCCGTGCTCCAGCTCCTGAAGTAAAGCTTAATCTGCTAAAGGAAATCGCAGAGGAGCATGAGCTTGATTGGGATCCTACTGCATCAGAAACTGAATTGCTGAAGCCACATGAAGATTTACTG AACGGCCCCACACAACTTGCGAGCCCAAAATTGCCTCTTCCAGAAGAAAAGTTTGAGGAACCAGTACACACAACTTCTGAAGGTATTCATAATGAACAATCGGATTCTGATGAAGAATACGACATGCTAGATCTTCCCGAGGTTCCCAATTCATTAGTGCAACCTACTGCTCCTTCAGAATCCGTTTCCAGACCCGAAATGCTTCCATTTCCGCCCTCTGCTTTATCTGATCTTAACGATGAAGCAGATAATATATTAGAGAAATCAACACCCAAGGAAAATGAGGAGAAACAGTTTTTGCCATTCATTTCTCCACCATCTGAAACCTTTATGGTGAAAGAAAGTAGTCCATCTCCCCAAACTAAAACTACGGTTGATCATGACTTGCAGACTTCCACAGTGAAAGAAAACAATCAGCTTCTTAGAACCAGAACTGGCATCAAAGATGATTTACAAGATGTATTGGTTGCTGCCCAAGCTGCTGCAGAAAGTGCTGAACGTGCGGCAGCAGCAGCGCGGGCAGCTGCTAGCCTTGCCCAGGTTCGAATCAGCGAACTCGTCAGGAAACAGAACATGTATGAGACCAACGAGAACCCATTTTCTACAGTCAACCATGAACCTATTACACCCGAAAAGTCTAATCTTGACCATCAAGACTCGGTTCACAACTCTTCAAGTCCTACACAATCGATGACCTCTCATCAGCCTCAAAGGTTGCCATCAATGGATGATGGTTTTATGTCATATCCAAATTTGTTTACTTCACGGGGCCCTGGTGAGTTATCACGTGATTCATCTTTTGCTGATAATTCACGTTCCAATGATGGCCATTGA